The Desertifilum tharense IPPAS B-1220 DNA segment GAGATTGAGGTAGGGTTTCAATTAAGCAACCTCAATCTCTCCTTTTGTTTCTCCAACCTTCCCATTCCCAATCTCTGCACAACAGGTATTTATTAAATCTTCAACCCCTTCAACCGGGTAAATGGGGGTTTGCAACTGCGCTTCAACGTCTGCAACCCTCATATCATCGAGAAATACAGCTTCTCCCTGTTTAAGCATCACGGTGGGTAGCAGAATGCCATCGCCTAATGCTTTTCCTTGTAAAGATAAAAGCAAATCCTGACCCGTTAGCAAGCCTGTGACGGTAATCTCTCTCCCCCAATACTCGCTGCGGAGGGCGGCTAAACGCACCTCTAAGCCTTCAACTTGGTTGAGTTGAGTGACAAGGGGTTCAAAGGCTTTTTCAACCGCATTTCCCACTACCCAGGTTAAGCTACGCGGTTGAGGGAGGCGCTTGGGGAGTAGCGCTTTTGCCGTTTGCTGGAATTCTTTAATAAACAGACGAATGGAGCCAACCCCATTCCCAATTTGAGGATAATCTTCATAATGGGATTCCGGGGGTATGGGTTCGCCAGCAATCAGAAACCACTCATCGGCTAACCACACTAGAGTAGAATGCAGTTTTTGCCGAAATTGAACTTGCAAGCGTTGAACTTGCTGAATCACTTCTTGGGCTTTTTCCACAGAGACGGGAATCAGTTCGTCTTCGGTGGGTCGAAATTTGGTTAGACCTACGGGAACCACGGCGATAGACGCTACGGCGGGAATTTCGCCTTTGTGGAACTGGGCTAAATCTAAGAGGGTTTTTTCCAGGTGTTCGCCGTCGTTAATTCCCGGACAAACGACGACTTGAGCATGAATTTGCAACCGTTTTTTTTGAAACCAGCGCAATTGGTCTAAAAGTTGTCCGGCGCGGGGGTTTTTTAACAGTCGCGTGCGAATTTCGGGTTCTGTGGCATGAACGGACACGTAAAGCGGAGAGAGGCGCATTTGGTCAATTCTGTCCCACTCTCTCTGGGTGAGGTTAGTGAGGGTCAGATAACTGCCGTAGAGAAAACTCAGGCGGTAGTCATCGTCTTTAAGATATAAGCTTTGACGCTTTCCAGGGGGCTGCTGGTCGATAAAGCAAAAGGGACAGCGGTTATTACACTGAATTAAGCCATCAAATAGGGCGGTTTCAAATTCGAGTCCAAGGTCTTCGTCGTAGTCTTTCTCAATTTCGAGATGGTGCGTTTTCCCGCGAGTGTCCAGCACTTCAAGTTCTAGGAACTCGTCGGCGCACAGAAATTGATAGTCAATTAAATCTCGCGGTTGCTGACCGTTGATGGAGATAATGGCATCTCCGGGTTCAAATCCCATTTCATCAGCAATGGAGTTGGAGAAGACGCGGCTAATTGTCGCTGGACGCATGGAAACAGCGCTCATGGCTGGTGGGGAAATAACAAATAATCGGCTGTTCCGATCCTAGCTGTTTTCGATCAACCCTGTGGCGATCGCGCTGAGGATAACGACGCCAAAAATTAACCGATACCAGATGAATAACCAGGTACTGCGGGTTTGCAAAAAGCGAATCAGCCAAACAATGGACAGATAAGAGAAAATCGCAGCCGACACTAAACCGATGAAGACGTTGGCGAGGCTGTTGGTGGCAAAGCCATCTTTAAGGACGCCAACAAATTCAACAATCCCAGCTAGGGTAATGGCGGGAAGCCCTAACAGGAAGGAAAATCGCGCTGCTGTTGCGCGTTCTAAGCCGATGAATAACCCGGCGGTGATGGTGGAACCCGAACGGGAAACCCCTGGCATTAAGGCGAGGACTTGAGCTAGTCCCATATTAATCCCGTCCCAAACGTTAAGGTCGGTAAAGTTGCGCTTGCGTTTCCCTAGGCGTTCGGCGATTCCCAGTAATAGAGACATGAGAATTGAGGCCCCGGCGATCGCTGCCATGCTCCGTAGGGGAGAGTTATCATAATCGGGGACAAAGATTTTCAGCAATCCCCCGAAAAATAGAATCGGTAGGGTTCCTAAACCAATCCCTAGCGCCATCTGATAGTCTTGATGCTCGTAATCTCGGCGTTGAATCGCCCCCCAAGCTCCTTGGGTAATTTGCACTAAGTCGCGCCAAAAATACCACAAAACGGCTCCAATACTGCCAAGCTGAATTACGGCAGTAAAGGTGACGCCCGGATCTCCCCATCCTAGAAATACAGGAATGGCCTTTAAGTGAGCCGTACTGCTAATTGGGATAAATTCGGTTAACCCCTGCACCATCCCTAAAAAAGCAGCTTGCCAAATATTCATCTGTTCGCTAAGTGGCGAAATTTCAGCCGTCGGCGGTACCTGAGCGGTTGCCTTCCAGGCCTCTAAGCCCAGCAGGAACAGCGCCGTAAAGGTCGCTAAACTCGTAAGCTTTAGCGCTTGATTTCGAGTCATACTCTGTTTTTGGAAAATACTGGCCGCATTGTAATCAATTTTAAATCTCTTGCGAAACCCCCATGTATGACGATTCGGTGAAGTTTGCCGATTGGTCTTACAATAAAAATACCCCCCAGGGGGATACGGGCAAGAATTGACAAATCTGATATCTTAAAAAAGATAAACTTAAGTAACAAAAATTAAAATCGCTTTGCTTAATCACACCCCCTTTTCCGAGCTATCGACCGTCAATCGCTGGGGAAGCGATCGCAAAACCCAATGGTGGCAAACCTTAACCTATCCTGGGCCGTGGCAGGTTGGCATTGTTTCCCTACTCTTAGTTAGCGTCCCGGTTTTTTTCCAAGCGCCTCTGGTGCGCCAATTCCCAATTCTGAGTTTGCTGCTCACCTTGGGGTGGGTGGCGCTGGGGTATGTTTGGCGATCGCAAGAACAGACCGAGGTGTGGGGCGATTTAATCTTAGGATTTAGCTGGAGTTGGCTGGCGGGTTCCATTTATTGGGGGTGGCTGCGCTGGGAACCCGTCTTCCACCTTCCCGTAGAAGCCATTGGCGTTCCCTTCGTTCTCATCAGCCTGTGGCGTCGTTCGGGTCGCGTTGGCAACTTATTTTACCTCGGCTCCTTATTCGGCACCGCCGTCACCGATATTTATTTTTACCTTGTTAATTTAATTCCGCACTGGCGTCAACTCATGCAAGTTGAGCCAGAACTAGACTTGATTCGCCCCATCTTTAGAAATGCGATCGCTCAAATTCAAACCCCTTGGGGCCTCAGTTGGGCGATCGCGCTGATCGTCATTTTACTGCTAGCAGGACTTTTGCCCCTGCGTTCCAAAAAGTCTTACTGGTGGGCATTCGGTGGAGCAGTCTTGAGTACAATTTTAGTGGATAGTCTTTTCTGGGTTGCAGCTCTATCAGCAGTATGAAGTCAAGAGTCAGTTAAAGGTTATAACAGAATTGCGTGTTGTCATCGCCCTCATGCAACCTGAACGTCTAACTCGATCGTCTTGAACCCCGTAAACCATCCCCAACTCAGCTCAAGAGGCGGTTTCCCCAAATCAGTCTCAAAACCTCACCCTTTGAGGCTTCGCGAGATTGAAAAAGGAAACCCAATTCCCTTTTGAACCCCCTCCCCCTAGCACTGACAGGAATGGATGTGTCAGGATGCATCATAGGGAAACATTCTCTAATGACTCAGCCCTCAGTGACTCTAGAATCCAATCCTCATCTCGTCCTGCAAACCGACTCAGGAAAGCGCTATTTACCCCTAGTTGGTAGTAACTGCTGGACGATTGGTCGAAGTGAAGATAATAACTTGGTTCTCTCCGATCCGTGGATCTCGCGCAACCACGCGATGTTGCAATGTACAGAAACCGGAGACTACTACCTGATCGATCTAGGCAGTCGGAATGGCTCGTTTGTCAACGGACGCCGAGTCAGTGTTCCCGTCACCCTCAAACATGGCGATCGCCTCACCTTCGGTCAAACCGAATTGGATTTTTATTGTCCTTCAGTTCCCAACAACCCCAGCGACGCAATGGGGTTAGATTCTGGAGAATTTAATGCCACCGCCACGCTACACGTCCGCCGCCTCATTTCAGTTGTCGTTGTCGATATTCGCAACTTTACCGTCTTAACCCGCCAACTCGACGAAACGGTTCTTTCCGAAATGATTGGCAGTTGGTTCCGCCATGCGGGCAATATTATCCGCCAGCGCGGGAGTTGGGTCGATAAATATATTGGCGATGCGATCATGGCCGTTTGGTTTCACGGCACTCAAGGCGTTAACCAAGAAGAACTCTTCCGCATTCTCCACGCCTTAAGCGATCTGCATAAAATGACCGAGGAATTGACCACCCGCCATCCCCTCCCCTTCCCCCTCCGCATTGGCGCGGGTTTGAACACGGGGTATGCAATGGTGGGGAATACAGGTAGCGGCGATCGCCCCGACTATACCGCCCTAGGCGATACCGTCAACTCTGCCTTCCGGCTAGAAACCTGTACCAAACAAATCGGTCAAGATGTAGCACTCGGTAAGACGACTTATCAATATTTAGCCAGTTTTAGCGCCGATCCCACTGGATTCGCCGAATATTCAGTCAATCTCAAAGGTTACGAAACCCCAACAATTACCTATGCCTGCTCGTTTGACGACCTTGACAAATTTTTATTAACCCAGGAAACTCCCGAATCTGAACAACAAGAGCGCTGAAATTGTACAGATGAGTCCGATAATAGATCGATATATATTCGCAATCCAGTGTCCAGATTACACTTTAATTGTTGGGAGGGATCGATTTAATGAGACGCTTTGCTTGCTGGGTATCGATAGTAATCATGGCAGTCGCTTGTCTTAACTTGACCAGCGTCGGTCGTGCCAATGCCCTAACCTTGTCAGATGTACGCTTGGGTAGCTCCACGGTACTGGCCGCAGAAGTCACCCCACTCCGCAATAAGGCGGACGAAAAGCTAGCAACCGAGTTTGGCAAGAAAATTGATTTAAATAACACCAATGTCCGCGCGTTCCGGCGGTATCAAGGGATGTACCCCACGCTTGCCGCTAAAATTGTGGAGAATGCGCCTTACGATAGCGTTGAATCTGTTCTGAAAATTTCTGGCTTGAGCGATCGCCAAAAAGAAATTTTGCAACAAAATTTGGATAACTTTACCGTGACCCGCGTTGAAACCGTTTTCACGGAGGGAGACGATCGCATCAATAACGGAATTTACGACTAATCGCTAACCTTAAAGGGCGGGCTTTGAGTCCGTCCTTTCTCTAACCCCTTTTTACTGCTGAATTTAGCCCTTGAACGCCAATATTCCTCAGCCGCAGCTCTCTGACTTGTATGACGCCCTAGTAGTCGGAGCAGGTGCGGCTGGCTTGTATGCTGCCCTGTGTTTGCCTCGTCACTATCGCGTCGGTTTAATTAGTAAAGATGCCCTAGCGCTCTCAGCTAGCGACTGGGCGCAAGGGGGAATTGCTGCCGCGATCGCCCCGGAAGATTCTCCAGAATTGCATATTCACGATACGCTGCAAGCTGGCGCAGGTTTATGCGATCGCGAAGCGGTGGAATTTTTAGTTCGCCACGCGCCCCACTGTATTGAATCTCTGGTGAACCTGGGGGTCGAGTTCGATCGCCACGGAACGCAACTGGCCCTGACATTAGAAGCCGCCCACTCCCGCCGCCGCGTCTTACACGCCGCCGACACCACCGGACGCGCCGTTGTCAGTATTTTGGGCGAACGGGTTTTAAGCTGTCCCCACATCACCACCATCCCGGAAGCCTTTGCCCTCAGTTTATGGCGGCATCCCCAAACGGGGGCTTGTCAGGGGGTGAGCGTGGCTTATCAAGGTCAAATTCGCTGGATACGCTCTAAGGTCGTCATTTTAGCGACGGGAGGGGGCGGACAGGTGTTTGCCCAAACCACAAATCCCGCCTTGAGTACCGGGGATGGCGTGGCGATCGCCTATCGGGCGGGTGCCTTATTGCGCGATCTAGAGTTTTTCCAATTTCATCCCACCGCCCTAACCAAACCTGGGGCCCCGCATTTTTTAATCAGCGAAGCCGTGCGCGGCGAAGGAGCGCATTTAGTCGATGCTCAAGGGCGGCGTTTTGCTTTTGACTATCACCCCCAGGGGGAACTCGCCCCCAGAGATGTGGTCAGTCGTGCAATTTTTAGCCACCTGCAAGTCACCTCAGCGCCTCACGTGTGGTTAGACTTACGCCCCATTCCTCGCGAAACGATTCAAAAGCGTTTTCCCAATATCTTTCAGGTTTGCCAGCATTGGGGAATTGATATCTTTTCCCAGCCGATCCCCGTGGCACCGGCTGCTCATTACTGGATGGGGGGCATTGCTACGGATCTGCAAAGTCGCACCTCAATTCCGGGCTTATATGCGGTGGGTGAAACGGCGAGTACGGGGGTGCATGGTGCCAACCGATTGGCGAGCAATTCTCTGTTAGAGTGTGTGGTATTCGGCGCTCAGTTAGCGCATCTAGAGTTATTGCCCCTGTTAGAAGATGAAACGACCCAACAGAAGGTAGAGGTACCGTTAGAGGCATTGCCTGCACCAGCGCAACTTGAAGCGATCGCAACTTCGCTCAAAGCGTTGATGTGGCAAAGTGCGGGAATTTGTCGTTCGGCTGAGGTGTTAGAATCGGCGATCGCCAAACTCTCAGGGTTGCAACAAGAGTTTGAGCAACTGCCAAGCACGCAATTTTTCCAAAATCTTCAGCCGGGAACCCTCGTCCAGTTTCCCTCTCCAGAGTGCGATCGCACGTTACGACTGTGGGGAGAAACGTGGAACCTCTTGGAAATTGGTCAGCTTATTCTTAAAAGTGCAGTATTTCGGCAAGAAAGTCGCGGCGGCCATTATCGATCTGACTTTTCTCAAACCTCTGCGGCGTGGCAAACGCACACGCTTATCCAAAATGCTCGCTGGTGGCAATCGGTTCCCATTCCCGATTAAACAGCGTTGAGCAAAAACTACATCGTACCGGAACTGTCGCTGCTGTCGGGTCTACCGTTATCGGGGGGTTCATAATTGCGTAAGCCATTCCCGATCGTCTGTTGGAGTTGGAAATCAGAGGTTTCCGCAAACTGCAATTGGTGGGGGGCTGCCCACGCATTGCCAACAGCCATCGCTTGAAAACTGAGCGCCAGTGCCAGTGTTCCCGTAAGCCTTAGTAAAGTGCCTGTAATGTGCATGACTGTAGGCCAATGACTCCTTCGATTATTATATCAGTACATCCACTGAAGTCGATAAAATCCGTAAATGTACGGTAGCTGTTTCGAGCAACTTATCAATACTCAATACTTCAGGGTTTTTTGCTCTGATTCGGGACAAAATTGAGGGACTTTTATAAAGTCTTGTCAAACGCCAGCGATCGCGATCGGAAAATACGGGAACTAGCGCGATCGCCGATGACTTAAGCCCCTCACTTGCAACCGTTACGACTCGGACTGATTTTGGCTATGGCATCCCGAATCATTCGGATGTGGCAGCCTCGCGCGATCGCAATCCGAGGCATTAGGAAGATTGTGCCAGAATTCG contains these protein-coding regions:
- a CDS encoding undecaprenyl-diphosphate phosphatase; the protein is MTRNQALKLTSLATFTALFLLGLEAWKATAQVPPTAEISPLSEQMNIWQAAFLGMVQGLTEFIPISSTAHLKAIPVFLGWGDPGVTFTAVIQLGSIGAVLWYFWRDLVQITQGAWGAIQRRDYEHQDYQMALGIGLGTLPILFFGGLLKIFVPDYDNSPLRSMAAIAGASILMSLLLGIAERLGKRKRNFTDLNVWDGINMGLAQVLALMPGVSRSGSTITAGLFIGLERATAARFSFLLGLPAITLAGIVEFVGVLKDGFATNSLANVFIGLVSAAIFSYLSIVWLIRFLQTRSTWLFIWYRLIFGVVILSAIATGLIENS
- a CDS encoding DUF3120 domain-containing protein, producing the protein MVSLLLVSVPVFFQAPLVRQFPILSLLLTLGWVALGYVWRSQEQTEVWGDLILGFSWSWLAGSIYWGWLRWEPVFHLPVEAIGVPFVLISLWRRSGRVGNLFYLGSLFGTAVTDIYFYLVNLIPHWRQLMQVEPELDLIRPIFRNAIAQIQTPWGLSWAIALIVILLLAGLLPLRSKKSYWWAFGGAVLSTILVDSLFWVAALSAV
- the nadB gene encoding L-aspartate oxidase, which codes for MPQPQLSDLYDALVVGAGAAGLYAALCLPRHYRVGLISKDALALSASDWAQGGIAAAIAPEDSPELHIHDTLQAGAGLCDREAVEFLVRHAPHCIESLVNLGVEFDRHGTQLALTLEAAHSRRRVLHAADTTGRAVVSILGERVLSCPHITTIPEAFALSLWRHPQTGACQGVSVAYQGQIRWIRSKVVILATGGGGQVFAQTTNPALSTGDGVAIAYRAGALLRDLEFFQFHPTALTKPGAPHFLISEAVRGEGAHLVDAQGRRFAFDYHPQGELAPRDVVSRAIFSHLQVTSAPHVWLDLRPIPRETIQKRFPNIFQVCQHWGIDIFSQPIPVAPAAHYWMGGIATDLQSRTSIPGLYAVGETASTGVHGANRLASNSLLECVVFGAQLAHLELLPLLEDETTQQKVEVPLEALPAPAQLEAIATSLKALMWQSAGICRSAEVLESAIAKLSGLQQEFEQLPSTQFFQNLQPGTLVQFPSPECDRTLRLWGETWNLLEIGQLILKSAVFRQESRGGHYRSDFSQTSAAWQTHTLIQNARWWQSVPIPD
- a CDS encoding TIGR03279 family radical SAM protein: MSAVSMRPATISRVFSNSIADEMGFEPGDAIISINGQQPRDLIDYQFLCADEFLELEVLDTRGKTHHLEIEKDYDEDLGLEFETALFDGLIQCNNRCPFCFIDQQPPGKRQSLYLKDDDYRLSFLYGSYLTLTNLTQREWDRIDQMRLSPLYVSVHATEPEIRTRLLKNPRAGQLLDQLRWFQKKRLQIHAQVVVCPGINDGEHLEKTLLDLAQFHKGEIPAVASIAVVPVGLTKFRPTEDELIPVSVEKAQEVIQQVQRLQVQFRQKLHSTLVWLADEWFLIAGEPIPPESHYEDYPQIGNGVGSIRLFIKEFQQTAKALLPKRLPQPRSLTWVVGNAVEKAFEPLVTQLNQVEGLEVRLAALRSEYWGREITVTGLLTGQDLLLSLQGKALGDGILLPTVMLKQGEAVFLDDMRVADVEAQLQTPIYPVEGVEDLINTCCAEIGNGKVGETKGEIEVA
- a CDS encoding adenylate/guanylate cyclase domain-containing protein, which gives rise to MTQPSVTLESNPHLVLQTDSGKRYLPLVGSNCWTIGRSEDNNLVLSDPWISRNHAMLQCTETGDYYLIDLGSRNGSFVNGRRVSVPVTLKHGDRLTFGQTELDFYCPSVPNNPSDAMGLDSGEFNATATLHVRRLISVVVVDIRNFTVLTRQLDETVLSEMIGSWFRHAGNIIRQRGSWVDKYIGDAIMAVWFHGTQGVNQEELFRILHALSDLHKMTEELTTRHPLPFPLRIGAGLNTGYAMVGNTGSGDRPDYTALGDTVNSAFRLETCTKQIGQDVALGKTTYQYLASFSADPTGFAEYSVNLKGYETPTITYACSFDDLDKFLLTQETPESEQQER
- the psbU gene encoding photosystem II complex extrinsic protein PsbU produces the protein MRRFACWVSIVIMAVACLNLTSVGRANALTLSDVRLGSSTVLAAEVTPLRNKADEKLATEFGKKIDLNNTNVRAFRRYQGMYPTLAAKIVENAPYDSVESVLKISGLSDRQKEILQQNLDNFTVTRVETVFTEGDDRINNGIYD